One Trichoderma asperellum chromosome 5, complete sequence genomic region harbors:
- a CDS encoding uncharacterized protein (EggNog:ENOG41): MFLKMNLAVSYSIRSLAAAQAIQAAKKYAKKYAKKYGVQAFLTLLQMHTQWRDGRASKEQEQAFKKVQEVLPRLLDSVQAREVIVIPGAFNSSPVFTDYFQAAALGAILLVLLDVASAIKAVGQSLEGIRSELAISNISRVQGWGDGGFGGYVHRFVQNEMTVVYGADNQHHFFYVWHPDSDWYPAFEGRQREEPLGSAFGGYHHELATICLRMRADREALVATT, translated from the coding sequence ATGTTCTTGAAAATGAATTTGGCAGTCTCTTACAGTATTAGAAGTCTTGCTGCGGCACAGGCCATACAGGCTGCCAAAAAATATGCCAAAAAATATGCCAAAAAATATGGTGTACAGGCTTTCCTCACGTTGCTGCAAATGCATACCCAGTGGCGAGATGGGCGAGCATCAAAGGAGCAGGAACAGGCGTTTAAGAAGGTACAAGAAGTATTGCCTCGATTACTCGACAGCGTTCAAGCAAGAGAAGTTATTGTTATACCGGGCGCGTTTAATTCGTCCCCGGTCTTCACTGATTACTTCCAGGCCGCTGCTCTCGGCGCTATACTACTCGTGCTCCTGGATGTCGCAAGTGCCATAAAAGCAGTCGGTCAAAGTCTCGAAGGTATACGGTCCGAGCTCGCAATCTCGAATATCTCCAGGGTACAAGGCTGGGGCGATGGCGGGTTCGGAGGATACGTGCATCGCTTCGTCCAGAATGAGATGACCGTCGTCTACGGTGCAGACAACCAACACCACTTTTTCTATGTCTGGCACCCAGATAGCGACTGGTATCCCGCGTTCGAAggaagacagagagaagagccaCTTGGTTCAGCATTTGGCGGCTACCATCATGAACTCGCAACGATCTGCCTGAGGATGAGAGCGGATAGAGAGGCCCTGGTTGCAACAACCTAG
- a CDS encoding uncharacterized protein (EggNog:ENOG41) produces MATKTPWMVYPPGLNGEGSENIRLGAIITDPFNPSQILTTADNSILDAFYPPVEENTQLNHHLLWIADKDTPSFLRRCWESFSSGMSVISVNSEMFTRYQLDAEVLVTKEFNSDPRLTEIMARLANPTVDQFMDERIRALLGLWSRENPVYMITGLRYAKGRISFREAEIKTTEFRFRHNIASPIIWTDRDPSYSSEKVFTTEEDRLIAYKLLRIEKSHNRKDGSDDELILSEVVVEGSEWC; encoded by the coding sequence atggcaACAAAAACTCCCTGGATGGTATACCCGCCAGGCTTGAATGGCGAAGGTTCAGAGAATATTCGACTGGGGGCTATAATAACCGATCCTTTCAACCCGAGTCAAATTCTTACTACCGCAGACAATTCGATACTAGATGCTTTTTACCCTCCAGTAGAGGAGAATACTCAACTCAATCACCATCTTCTGTGGATTGCAGACAAAGATACCCCTTCGTTTTTGAGGCGTTGCTGGGAAAGTTTTTCCAGTGGGATGTCGGTAATATCAGTCAATTCGGAGATGTTCACTAGGTATCAACTTGATGCGGAAGTCCTCGTGACGAAAGAATTCAACAGTGATCCTAGACTGACAGAGATCATGGCCCGGCTGGCGAATCCTACAGTGGACCAATTCATGGACGAGCGTATACGGGCACTCCTGGGACTCTGGAGTCGCGAAAACCCAGTTTATATGATAACTGGGCTGAGATATGCGAAAGGAAGAATTTCGTTCCGAGAGGCGGAAATAAAGACAACTGAGTTTCGTTTCAGACACAACATAGCCTCCCCCATCATTTGGACTGATCGAGATCCGAGCTACAGCTCGGAAAAGGTATTCACTACGGAGGAGGATAGACTTATAGCATATAAGCTACTGAGGATAGAAAAATCCCATAACAGGAAGGATGGTTCCGACGACGAACTAATCCTGAGTGAGGTCGTCGTGGAGGGCTCTGAGTGGTGTTAA